A genomic stretch from Octopus bimaculoides isolate UCB-OBI-ISO-001 chromosome 15, ASM119413v2, whole genome shotgun sequence includes:
- the LOC106880612 gene encoding uncharacterized protein LOC106880612 isoform X1 — MAHVHGDQKLKDAIEKQNERKVRQLLEDGIDPNALFHDDDIAPIHLGPGINKSITHLLLEYGGNPNLRTQEGVTPLHIAATWGNTDTLKLLLKNGGDITLRDVDGNTALDMAQNYAHEDCIKILQRHSQKLKSKLDAHMRQLKRSRSLNEKTKPTSSRYVHQMPSESFNASQYVTADSDPEEYESLEMSKSKPSFSILKRTQNGLVHHSKDKQFDMRKSVSTESYEEKYISKNTGYQSSNRPIPALRRRTGNIANLPEKFKDTEIKSKKESEVSSEMFLTPAASSPRRHRHRPSRRYHSDDDSPNVSSLEQISSSEEEFISSTNTTTDSDLYITVNETPQKPVFPRIDPDLSIDLQKKMEKLQSLKIPIAHKIEQLRNCLNKLENNQLSASLEQILHESLINESKPISVPIVRESYPPTHSRLWNGRHREGRTQPTHSVHKKSSPNNVDIKLSMDIPSGKIYVNERNIKKSKHRGHQTYEIHLDSSESTEKSSNRSKDDSVIDIKLKPKKKSHKKIYVVNPPHGSEFPTKYEKFEYLNSEYNDKSKLVCNEPSYKGPYPNVTENNHNRNNPKFYNHAAGHTEYLSQQTNQNGWGRGQYIDERCDRIVANTTSSVYQKIPRSNAEKTSCNKEKQRQEPSRMRESGHPSGHLYPKLTTLTDNDDESCENRNDVRCVQIPSRLQHQQQNAHLRTVSGRDHLDGAIEETIVKQVFRPPCSKSQAVLSKRTQEFRKPDSQVLTHAEVHQEEEPSRNKISTRNKNFRFGGRVIQKPCHKDIAAKTTVPMVMNTPLNPQIARCKLYETESAVQNMDVKRTESDVSCATTDTYVTCRTIGSENSEEFFSCDDGTNESALESKFESILHSFSSYLKKQLEQSNSQESSNFQDFQFNTDELSKAMLELNLKEGNDSSIDAEAYMSMLSRIEDQIITEPQRNGQESISLYTSHFKSVNTPENSCYISTSEQCQPVNSQQVVHRQSVSPELKCYEPKESKYNSALLPRESDEDSLYLVCNPNNSSAAQFQSFDEPDCKHLVPKPPKLLPKLQQKKYSANRDRDSNETEKTRGSHSSQFSQVMSELQGKFQQKAAQPNTSVYRWQPPDYILKSKPSCSANKAVGSTISSSAHQENLKRNVGLELKNHPLVKKFNRLDDGELSLSCVENSCHFYSCETSGNANCSNIVSEPIVTKSNDVPPKIERTASRSHFVSFEEKKKLHCKPSRKQERLVDLHSYYTSVQEEDGLDYSRYVSVQEEEEEEEEVDSRYVSVQGEAKPADSQYLSFQEDEIPNSRYLSVQGENQPFTSQSHYLSAREETEASSSKHHSMLTQNQNKSVNSQSHFLSAQEDGLGISKINHIQQRRKRIPQNSHSGCKQQSAPQNEPVTLQTRFTSPTDNCGDQSHYESVQGGMMSIEGQYFSTVQDSSYSLKDQNLDQSTVLDKSAINSQWQYVSASSGFHNRSVTWQNPISTYDEPDAVVVVSTDDSLSWSPGKDGHPPQIPPFTSTSASEDVTSGSTSSDGLKKCLASKEFLSPEKRTTMWVNGLYKIEEYFDQNISSINPVTSQSSSSDNVNNMKKIAANANRPQPSAPPKSEVFSEFTTAHSDFNAITDISTVAVAGTTGDKSDPLTPSSRSPQRPTLYPSLHDPLPNPASSPTPEGKEPMIKNRLANDASIHVSSDERQKDNDGSSANLINNVNDNDQIGFVRNKTAMCAINVLPSVSSKGLEQELPNIKQELVNFKANKNISTQTPILRIPPSPPTKKANSHLPKPPNHLKNSSNITITSYTNDSKSPKRFEKLRKTIVNLKKLLPSGKSQRKTGKSTFISVDRSPKFFSSNPGRSVAKTGTSGTQTDTPIYYEPTLQPVHVTKSDELSLSVNFSEHLSDYSEKYPGSIIDHLKQPNLSETLDICSSSGATSGSIERFLTPYQEENEQAPVGFDEVDFMPTLSQANKIIATVHYGETYRSCIKLPDKHDKDIKFIHIDPERHINFIERRISVEPESSHSEDSVDAKKYFSKSPEETSSESSDELFWKSYSKAKKDKTLTDSKLLQLQSVLKSHSSFTDDGLKKIFVDFDLPLPGPITSATRGMYINRLKAIANGTPSPKVLPSPDYPVTLRQAMRELPNWTETVEMEQKMVVKFENSKYSQKRKGGNLKHFFTYLLLDPRVTKNLPLQASKIGDKSELFRNFVHAIFYVGKGTRDRPYSHLYDAMKRLNSKETKNDEKLSHIIDIWNDERGVISLHCFQGVTSEEAHSREACILDVIGLANLTNKMRGTCYGLTAKWSASQKRKMGTYWLYKAFQIFLAEGERQIFPIDLDYKS, encoded by the exons atgAGAAGACAAAACCCACATCCTCAAGATATGTGCACCAAATGCCATCTGAGAGCTTCAATGCCAGCCAATATGTAACTGCTGATAGTGATCCTGAAGAATATGAATCTCTGGAAATGTCAAAGTCTAAACCTTCATTTTCCATCCTCAAAAGGACTCAGAATGGTCTGGTTCATCATAGTAAAGACAAACAGTTTGACATGAGGAAATCTGTTTCAACAGAATCTTATGAGGAGAAATACATCAGCAAAAACACTGGATATCAATCCTCTAACCGACCGATACCTGCTCTTCGTAGGCGCACTGGCAACATTGCAAATCTGCCAGAGAAATTTAAGGATACTGAGATTAAAAGTAAGAAAGAATCAGAAGTTAGTTCTGAAATGTTTCTGACTCCTGCAGCCTCAAGCCCACGGAGACATCGTCATCGACCAAGTCGGCGTTATCATTCTGATGATGATTCTCCAAATGTTAGCTCTTTGGAGCAGATTTCTAGTAGTGAGGAAGAATTCATTAGTTCAACTAATACTACAACAGATTCCGATCTATATATTACTGTTAATGAAACACCACAGAAACCAGTATTTCCACGTATTGATCCAGATTTGTCCATtgacttacaaaaaaaaatggaaaaattgcAATCATTGAAAATTCCAATTGCTCATAAAATTGAACAGCTTCGTAATTGCCTGAACAAACTGGAAAACAATCAGTTATCAGCTTCTCTGGAACAGATTCTTCATGAAAGTCTTATAAATGAAAGCAAGCCCATTAGTGTACCCATTGTTCGAGAAAGTTATCCTCCAACTCACAGCCGTTTATGGAATGGTCGACATAGAGAAGGCAGAACACAGCCTACACATTCAGTCCATAAAAAATCAAGTCCAAATAATGTTGATATAAAACTAAGCATGGATATTCCTTCAGGAAAGATTTACGTGAATGAAAGGAACATCAAGAAATCAAAACATCGTGGTCACCAAACATATGAAATTCACCTGGATTCCAGTGAATCAACAGAGAAAAGCAGTAACAGATCAAAAGATGATTCAGTTATTGATATTAAACTGAAACCAAAAAAGAAATCCCACAAGAAAATTTATGTCGTGAATCCACCTCATGGCTCAGAGTTTCCTACAAAATATGAAAAGTTTGAATATTTAAACAGTGAGTACAATGATAAAAGTAAATTAGTATGTAATGAACCATCTTATAAAGGACCATACCCTAACGTAACagaaaacaaccacaacagaaataATCCCAAGTTTTATAATCATGCTGCTGGTCACACTGAATATTTGTCCCAACAAACCAATCAGAATGGCTGGGGTAGAGGACAGTATATTGATGAGAGGTGTGATAGAATAGTAGCAAATACAACTAGTTCTGTGTATCAAAAAATACCGAGAAGTAATGCTGAAAAAACCTCctgtaataaagaaaaacagcGGCAAGAGCCAAGCAGAATGAGAGAAAGTGGTCATCCTTCTGGCCATTTATATCCCAAACTGACCACATTaacagataatgatgatgagtctTGTGAAAATCGAAATGATGTGCGGTGTGTTCAAATACCATCAAGgttgcaacatcaacaacaaaatgcgCATTTAAGAACAGTTTCTGGAAGAGATCATCTTGACGGTGCAATAGAAGAGACTATTGTAAAGCAAGTATTTCGACCACCCTGCTCTAAATCACAGGCTGTTCTATCTAAAAGAACTCAAGAGTTCAGAAAACCAGATTCACAGGTTCTTACTCATGCAGAAGTTCACCAAGAGGAAGAACCATCTCGAAATAAAATTTCAACCAGGAACAAAAATTTTCGGTTTGGGGGGCGTGTCATACAGAAGCCATGTCACAAAGATATTGCAGCTAAAACAACAGTGCCCATGGTGATGAACACGCCCCTTAATCCTCAAATTGCTCGTTGTAAGTTATATGAGACTGAAAGTGCAGTGCAAAATATGGATGTTAAACGGACTGAGTCAGATGTGAGTTGTGCTACTACAGATACCTATGTTACATGTAGAACAATAGGCAGTGAAAATAGTGAAGAGTTCTTTTCTTGTGATGATGGAACCAATGAAAGTGCTCTTGAAAGTAAATTTGAAAGTATTCTACATTCTTTCAGTAGCTATCTGAAAAAACAACTTGAACAATCTAATAGTCAAGAATCCAGCAATTTTCAAGATTTTCAATTCAATACTGATGAATTATCAAAAGCCATGTTAGAGCTGAATCTGAAAGAAGGAAATGATTCTTCCATTGATGCAGAAGCATATATGAGTATGTTGTCACGAATTGAAGATCAGATAATTACTGAGCCACAACGGAATGGTCAAGAATCAATTTCTCTCTATACAAGCCATTTTAAGAGTGTAAATACACCTGAAAACTCGTGCTACATAAGTACAAGTGAACAATGCCAACCAGTAAACTCACAACAGGTAGTTCATCGTCAGTCAGTGTCACCTGAATTGAAATGTTATGAACCAAAAGAGAGTAAATATAACAGTGCTCTGTTGCCTCGGGAAAGTGATGAAGATTCTCTCTACCTTGTTTGCAATCCAAATAATTCCAGTGCTGCtcagtttcaatcatttgatgaACCCGACTGTAAACATTTAGTGCCAAAACCTCCAAAACTACTTCCTAAATTACAGCAGAAGAAATATTCAGCAAATAGAGATAGAGATTCTAATGAGACTGAAAAGACAAGGGGTTCTCATTCATCACAATTTTCACAAGTAATGTCTGAACTGCAGGGTAAATTCCAACAGAAAGCAGCACAGCCAAACACATCTGTTTATCGGTGGCAACCACCAGACTATATTCTGAAATCTAAACCCAGCTGTTCTGCTAACAAAGCAGTTGGAAGTACCATTAGCTCAAGTGCTCATCAAGAAAATCTTAAAAGAAATGTTGGTTTAGAATTGAAAAATCACCCCCTTGTCAAAAAATTTAATCGGTTAGATGATGGTGAACTTTCATTAAGTTGTGTTGAAAACTCATGTCATTTTTATTCATGTGAAACTTCGGGTAATGCTAATTGTAGTAACATAGTCAGTGAACCCATTGTTACTAAGTCTAATGATGTGCCACCTAAGATTGAGAGAACCGCTTCTcggtcacactttgtgtcatttgaagagaaaaaaaaacttcattgtaAACCAAGTCGCAAGCAAGAAAGACTTGTTGATCTTCACTCTTACTATACATCAGTCCAAGAAGAAGATGGACTTGATTACTCTCGTTATGTATCagttcaagaagaagaagaagaagaagaagaagttgattCTCGTTATGTGTCTGTCCAAGGTGAAGCTAAACCTGCTGATTCTCAATATTTATCTTTTCAAGAAGATGAAATTCCTAATTCTCGCTATTTATCAGTTCAAGGGGAAAACCAACCATTTACTTCTCAGTCTCATTATTTGTCTGCAAGGGAGGAAACAGAAGCCTCGTCATCCAAACATCATTCCATGTTAactcaaaatcaaaataagtCGGTCAATTCCCAGTCACATTTCCTCTCAGCTCAGGAAGATGGTCTTGGTATTTCAAAAATAAACCATATACagcagagaagaaagagaattCCTCAAAACAGCCACTCTGGGTGTAAACAGCAGTCTGCTCCTCAAAATGAACCAGTTACATTACAAACCCGATTCACATCACCAACAGATAATTGTGGGGATCAGTCACATTATGAATCTGTTCAAGGTGGAATGATGTCAATAGAAGGGCAATATTTTTCAACTGTGCAAGATTCTTCTTATAGTTTAAAAGATCAAAATCTGGACCAATCTACTGTCCTTGATAAATCTGCTATAAACTCTCAATGGCAATATGTCTCTGCCAGTAGTGGCTTTCATAATCGCTCTGTTACCTGGCAGAATCCAATCTCTACATATGATGAACCtgatgcagttgttgttgtgAGTACTGATGATAGTCTTTCATGGAGTCCTGGAAAAGATGGTCATCCACCCCAAATTCCTCCTTTTACATCCACATCGGCTTCAGAAGATGTTACTTCTGGGTCTACCTCCTCTGATGGTCTTAAAAAATGTCTTGCATCTAAAGAGTTTCTATCTCCTGAAAAGAGAACAACTATGTGGGTTAATGGACTCTACAAGATTGAGGAATATTTTGACCAAAACATAAGTAGCATAAATCCAGTTACTTCTCAGAGCAGTTCTTCTgataatgtaaacaacatgaaaaaaattgctgCTAATGCAAATAGGCCACAACCGTCAGCACCACCTAAGTCAGAGGTGTTTAGTGAGTTTACAACAGCCCATAGTGACTTTAATGCCATTACAGATAtttctactgttgctgttgctggaaCTACTGGTGATAAAAGTGATCCTTTGACTCCATCATCTCGAAGTCCTCAACGTCCTACTTTGTATCCATCCCTTCATGATCCTCTTCCTAATCCTGCTTCAAGTCCCACGCCAGAAGGTAAGGAACCAATGATTAAAAATAGATTGGCCAATGATGCTTCTATTCATGTGTCttctgatgaaaggcaaaaagatAATGATGGGTCATCAGCAAacttaattaataatgttaatgataatgaccaGATTGGTTTTGTAAGAAATAAGACAGCAATGTGTGCAATTAATGTCCTTCCATCAGTTAGTTCAAAAGGATTAGAACAGGAATTGCCAaatattaaacaggaactagtgAATTTTAAagctaataaaaatatttctactcaGACACCTATTCTAAGGATCCCACCTAGCCCTCCAACTAAAAAAGCTAATTCACACTTGCCTAAACCCCCAAACCACCTTAAGAATTCTTCTAACATAACTATTACTAGTTATACCAATGATTCTAAATCACCAAAGCGTTTTGAAAAATTACGAAAGACAAtcgttaatttaaaaaaattgcttCCCAGTGGAAAATCTCAGAGAAAAACTGGAAAAAGCACATTTATCAGTGTTGATAGAAGTCCTaagtttttttcttcaaatccTGGCCGATCAGTTGCAAAGACTGGTACTTCAGGAACACAAACTGATACACCAATTTATTATGAACCCACTCTCCAACCAGTACATGTTACTAAGTCtgatgaactctctctctctgtaaatttTTCAGAGCACCTGTCTGATTACTCTGAGAAATACCCTGGTTCCATTATAGATCACCTtaaacagccaaatctttctgagACCTTGGACATTTGTAGTTCTTCTGGAGCAACTTCAGGTTCTATAGAAAGATTCTTGACTCCATATCAAGAAGAAAATGAGCAAGCACCTGTTGGTTTTGATGAAGTTGACTTCATGCCAACTCTTTCACAGGCAAATAAGATCATTGCTACTGTACATTATGGAGAAACATATCGGAGCTGTATCAAATTGCCAGATAAACATGACAAAGATAttaaattcatacacatagacCCTGAAAGACACATCAATTTTATTGAGCGTCGCATTTCTGTTGAACCTGAAAGTAGCCATTCAGAGGACTCTGTGGATGctaaaaaatatttctcaaaatcaCCTGAGGAAACTTCTAGTGAAAGCAGTGATGAGTTATTCTGGAAGTCGTATAGCAAAGCCAAAAAGGATAAAACCCTCACAGATTCAAAACTTTTACAGCTACAAAGTGTCCTCAAGAGCCATAGTTCTTTTACAGATGATGgtctgaagaaaatatttgtagattttGATTTGCCACTTCCAGGTCCAATCACTTCAGCTACTCGGGGAATGTACATCAATCGCCTGAAGGCTATTGCAAATGGAACTCCATCTCCTAAGGTTTTACCCTCCCCAG ATTATCCTGTCACTCTGCGTCAAGCTATGAGGGAGCTACCCAACTGGACAGAAACTGTTGAGATGGAGCAGAAGATGGTTGTGAAGTTTGAAAATTCCAAATATAGTCAGAAACGCAAAGGTGGAAATTTGAAGCATTTTTTCACATATCTGCTTCTGGACCCTCGAGTAACCAAGAATCTCCCACTTCAAGCATCTAAAATTG gagATAAATCTGAACTGTTCCGTAACTTTGTACATGCCATATTCTATGTTGGCAAAGGTACACGTGATCGTCCTTACAGTCACTTGTATGATGCTATGAAACGTCTCAACAGCAAGGAAACTAAG aatgatgAAAAGTTATCACACATTATTGACATTTGGAATGATGAACGAGGAGTGATATCCCTCCATTGTTTTCAAGGAGTTACTTCTGAGGAAGCACACTCTAGAGAAGCTTGCATTTTAGATGTTATTG GTCTTGCTAATTTAACAAACAAGATGCGTGGAACTTGCTATGGTCTCACAGCAAAATGGTCTGCATCCCAAAAACGGAAGATGGGAACATATTGGCTTTATAAGGCTTTTCAAATTTTTCTGGCTGAAGGAGAGCGTCAAATCTTTCCTATTGATCTCGACTATAAAAGTTGA